One genomic region from Sphingomonas paeninsulae encodes:
- a CDS encoding YdcH family protein, producing the protein MEPNELAVRLHNFRIEHRDLDVALAAILALGTPDQLQAARLKKRKLRLKDEIMRLETMQIPDIIA; encoded by the coding sequence ATGGAACCGAACGAGCTGGCGGTTCGCCTTCACAATTTTCGCATCGAACACCGCGATCTGGATGTTGCGCTTGCCGCAATTCTTGCGCTTGGCACGCCCGACCAGTTGCAGGCGGCCCGGCTGAAAAAACGCAAGTTGCGGCTCAAGGATGAGATTATGCGGCTCGAAACGATGCAAATTCCCGACATCATTGCATAA